In Perca flavescens isolate YP-PL-M2 chromosome 7, PFLA_1.0, whole genome shotgun sequence, the following proteins share a genomic window:
- the LOC114558479 gene encoding C-type lectin domain family 4 member K-like, with translation MTDNQKVQKVVPGGFYSWIGLSRDPWKWSDGSTSSFSFWKNGQPDNNGNETCVTADFSQSGAWEGWSCDMERAFICYDPVVPVSKKVLKVKFENKKNLDLNDPAVMEAMLKQLKQKLRAQGLDDNIKLSWRKQADGKVFHKEDKKTNKRRRKREEL, from the exons ATGACAGACAACCAGAAGGTACAGAAGGTGGTACCCGGAGGATTCTATAGCTGGATCGGCCTTTCCAGAGACCCCTGGAAGTGGTCAGATGGAAGTACCTCCTCATTCAGCTTCTGGAAGAACGGGCAACCTGATAACAACGGGAACGAGACTTGTGTGACTGCAGActtcagccaatcaggagcCTGGGAGGGCTGGTCCTGTGACATGGAGAGAGCTTTCATTTGCTACGACCCAG TGGTTCCTGTTTCAAAGAAAGTGCTGAAAGTGAAGTTTGAGAACAAGAAGAATCTGGATCTGAATGACCCTGCTGTGATGGAGGCCATGTTGAAGCAG CTGAAACAGAAGCTGAGGGCCCAGGGGCTGGACGACAACATCAAACTGAGCTGGAGGAAGCAGGCCGATGGAAAAGTCTTCCACAAGGAAGACAAGAAGACcaacaagaggaggaggaagagggaggagcTGTAA